A stretch of DNA from Mycobacterium senriense:
CAGGGCTGCCTGGAGAGCACCAGCGGCCTGATCATGGGCCCCGACAGCAAAACCGCGCTCGTCGCCGAGCGCACCACCGGCGCGGTCAAGGAGATCTCCGTCAATGCCGAGCCGAAGGTGAAGACGGTGATCCCGGTGGATTCGTCCGGGGACGGCGGCCTGATGGACATCGTCATGTCGCCCACGTACACCCAGGACCGCCTGATGTACGCCTACATCAGCACGCCGACCGACAACCGGGTCATCCGGGTGGCCGACGGCGACATCCCCAAGGACATCCTGACCGGGATCCCCAAGGGCGCCACCGGAAACACCGGAGCGTTGATCTTCACCAGTCCCACCACGCTGGTGGTGATGACCGGCGACGCGGGCAACCCGGCGGCGGCCGCCGACCCCAAATCGCTGGCCGGCAAGGTGCTGCGGATCGAGCAGCCGACCACCGTGGGGCAGGCGCCGCCGACGACCGCGCTGTCCGGGGTGGGTTCCGGCGGCGGCCTGTGCACCGACCCGGTCGACGGCTCACTGTATGTCGCCGACCGCACCCCGACCGCGGATCGGTTGCAGCGCATCACCAAAACGTCGGAGGTGTCCACGGTGTGGACCTGGCCCGACAAACCGGGCGTGG
This window harbors:
- a CDS encoding PQQ-dependent sugar dehydrogenase; the protein is MRLGRSGRSVRRGFAVLCALVLVTSGCARFNDAQSQPFTTAPELKPQPSSTPPPPPPLPPTPFPKACPAPGVMQGCLESTSGLIMGPDSKTALVAERTTGAVKEISVNAEPKVKTVIPVDSSGDGGLMDIVMSPTYTQDRLMYAYISTPTDNRVIRVADGDIPKDILTGIPKGATGNTGALIFTSPTTLVVMTGDAGNPAAAADPKSLAGKVLRIEQPTTVGQAPPTTALSGVGSGGGLCTDPVDGSLYVADRTPTADRLQRITKTSEVSTVWTWPDKPGVAGCAAMDGTVLVNLINTKLTVAVRLAPGTGAVTGQPDVVRKDTHAHAWALRMSPDGNVWGATVNKTAGDAEKLDDVVFPLFPQGGGFPRNSDDKS